From one Gracilibacillus salinarum genomic stretch:
- a CDS encoding glucose 1-dehydrogenase, whose amino-acid sequence MSRLAGKVALITGGARGMGASHVKCFKQEGASVMIADILEEEGRALADQLGGNVQFKKLDVTKRNNWQEVIQYTEDIFGKIDILVNNAGISMNKSFEEITEEDYRKIVDINQISVFLGMQSVLPAMKKTGGGSIVNISSINGIVGGAIGYTDTKFAVRGMTKAAALNLSPYNIRVNSVHPGVIETPMIMQEDSKETIETFSKHIPAGRVAKPEEVTQMVLYLASDESSYSTGSEFIVDGGLTAR is encoded by the coding sequence ATGAGCAGATTAGCAGGTAAAGTAGCACTAATTACAGGTGGAGCCCGGGGCATGGGTGCTTCGCATGTCAAATGCTTCAAACAAGAAGGCGCAAGCGTAATGATTGCAGACATATTAGAAGAAGAAGGTAGAGCATTAGCAGATCAATTGGGTGGCAACGTACAATTTAAGAAGCTGGATGTGACAAAAAGAAACAATTGGCAAGAAGTGATTCAATATACAGAAGATATTTTTGGGAAGATCGATATTCTCGTCAATAACGCTGGCATCAGTATGAATAAATCATTCGAAGAGATTACAGAAGAAGACTATCGAAAAATCGTGGATATCAATCAGATTTCCGTCTTCTTAGGCATGCAATCTGTTCTCCCTGCTATGAAGAAGACTGGCGGTGGATCAATTGTCAACATTTCGTCCATTAATGGGATTGTTGGTGGAGCAATCGGCTATACAGATACAAAATTTGCAGTAAGAGGAATGACAAAAGCAGCTGCACTCAATCTAAGTCCCTACAACATTCGAGTAAACTCTGTTCATCCAGGTGTCATTGAAACACCGATGATCATGCAGGAGGATTCCAAAGAGACAATTGAAACATTCTCCAAGCACATTCCTGCCGGCAGAGTAGCAAAACCAGAAGAAGTAACGCAGATGGTACTCTACCTCGCTTCCGATGAATCCAGCTATAGTACCGGGTCCGAATTTATCGTTGACGGTGGATTAACCGCACGATAA
- the wecB gene encoding non-hydrolyzing UDP-N-acetylglucosamine 2-epimerase codes for MKIMTVLGTRPEIIRLSLIIKKLDQFADKHTLVHTGQNFTATLNDVFFDELDVRKPDYILGTNQLTLGEQLSLLFQDLEKIIHKEKPDKVLVLGDTNSGLSAILSERMGIPVVHMEAGNRCFDLEVPEEKNRRIIDAVSSCNLPYTPNSKENLLREGIQPNRVFLSGNPIYEVLEHNRAKIEQSTILDRLQLKKDGYFLATFHRAENVDHADKLAEILKGLNMVADIFQKKIICSVHPRTRSRIEASSGLPEHPLVEFHEPFGFFDFVKLEKNCLCALTDSGTVQEECCLFHIPTVTIRKTTERPETIECGSNMLSGIDAQQIAQSTRVMIKQSRDWTFPEGYDHRSVSDKVIKIVMGGMNYV; via the coding sequence TTGAAAATCATGACTGTATTAGGTACAAGACCAGAAATTATCCGGTTGAGTCTTATTATAAAAAAGCTAGATCAATTTGCTGACAAACATACCCTAGTTCATACCGGTCAGAATTTTACCGCAACACTTAACGATGTTTTTTTCGATGAGTTAGATGTGCGTAAGCCGGATTATATATTAGGTACTAATCAGCTTACATTAGGTGAACAATTATCTCTACTCTTTCAAGATCTGGAAAAAATCATTCATAAGGAAAAACCAGATAAAGTCCTTGTCTTAGGAGATACCAACAGTGGTTTAAGCGCCATTCTTTCCGAAAGAATGGGGATTCCTGTTGTCCATATGGAAGCGGGGAACCGCTGTTTTGATTTGGAAGTACCGGAAGAAAAGAATCGACGAATCATCGATGCTGTCTCTAGTTGCAATCTGCCTTACACCCCCAACAGTAAAGAAAATCTTCTAAGAGAAGGAATACAACCAAACCGTGTCTTTCTATCCGGCAACCCTATATATGAAGTATTAGAGCATAACCGGGCAAAGATTGAACAAAGCACCATACTTGACCGGCTGCAACTAAAGAAAGACGGTTATTTTCTAGCAACATTTCATCGAGCGGAAAATGTAGACCATGCAGATAAATTAGCAGAAATACTCAAAGGATTGAATATGGTTGCAGATATTTTTCAAAAGAAAATAATTTGCAGCGTGCACCCAAGAACGCGATCACGTATCGAAGCAAGCTCGGGATTACCTGAACATCCCCTCGTTGAATTTCATGAGCCATTCGGATTCTTTGATTTTGTCAAATTAGAGAAAAATTGTCTTTGTGCCTTAACCGACAGTGGCACGGTACAAGAAGAATGTTGTTTATTTCACATTCCTACCGTAACAATCCGAAAAACAACCGAAAGACCTGAAACCATCGAATGTGGCAGTAACATGTTGTCTGGCATCGATGCACAACAAATCGCTCAGTCAACTCGCGTAATGATCAAACAATCACGAGATTGGACTTTTCCAGAAGGTTATGATCACCGCAGTGTATCAGATAAAGTAATTAAGATTGTCATGGGAGGCATGAATTATGTTTAA
- a CDS encoding TetR/AcrR family transcriptional regulator: protein MNDTRKKVIDAAHSLFVKKGFAASSIQDILDKAEISKGTFYNHFHSKNDCLLAILSYVEDQIDTERQKIAIGKEKDNEEVFIEQVAMKMTMNREHNLMTVFQTVSISEDEQLKAYMHRAHAKELKWLAQRIADIYPADGSRYTMDHAIMLLGSIHSFQFVAKLGSGQTPAIEKVIRYVLRRIKSMLAVQIETQETFFQRQWLDHDLHTNEQDQQQTLFHQLKLLETDLRNNGNDKKHAYVQFLINELQAEEPKYFLIESVCQSMLQAFTDSPLEHEIQQVVHLIYHLYL, encoded by the coding sequence ATGAACGATACACGAAAAAAAGTCATTGATGCTGCCCACTCCTTATTTGTCAAAAAAGGGTTTGCAGCTTCCTCTATACAAGACATACTTGATAAAGCAGAAATTTCGAAAGGAACGTTTTACAATCATTTTCATTCCAAGAACGATTGTTTACTCGCCATTCTTTCCTACGTGGAAGATCAGATAGATACGGAACGCCAAAAGATTGCAATTGGCAAAGAAAAAGACAATGAAGAAGTCTTCATCGAACAAGTCGCAATGAAAATGACGATGAACCGTGAGCATAATCTGATGACAGTATTTCAAACGGTTTCCATCTCTGAAGACGAACAATTGAAAGCTTATATGCATCGCGCCCACGCAAAAGAACTGAAATGGCTTGCTCAAAGAATAGCGGATATTTACCCTGCTGACGGAAGTCGTTACACAATGGACCATGCGATTATGTTGCTCGGCAGTATTCACAGCTTTCAATTCGTGGCTAAGTTAGGGTCTGGTCAGACACCAGCCATTGAGAAAGTCATTCGTTATGTACTTAGACGAATTAAATCGATGCTTGCTGTTCAAATAGAAACACAAGAAACGTTCTTCCAGCGACAATGGTTAGATCATGACTTACACACAAATGAACAAGACCAGCAGCAGACACTTTTTCATCAATTAAAACTATTAGAGACCGATTTACGAAATAATGGTAACGACAAAAAACATGCCTACGTCCAATTTCTTATTAATGAATTACAAGCAGAGGAACCAAAATATTTCTTGATCGAAAGCGTCTGCCAATCCATGTTACAAGCCTTTACTGATTCGCCATTAGAACATGAGATTCAGCAAGTAGTCCATCTGATTTACCATTTATATTTATAA
- a CDS encoding MarR family winged helix-turn-helix transcriptional regulator, with product MENTNIFKLIHTIEKINNEHIIHFTKAYSYPLGISPILALSELRSHGALKQVELANTLGYTKGAMTNIATKLVNLNLAVRQPDEHDKRTIRMMITPEGEKALSEAQTIGKKLFMDIFEVLSEEELNQYLMIQEKLLEAVTKEKRS from the coding sequence TTGGAGAACACAAATATTTTTAAATTAATCCATACGATTGAGAAAATTAACAACGAACACATCATTCATTTCACAAAAGCTTATTCTTACCCGCTCGGTATTTCACCTATATTAGCATTGTCTGAATTACGTTCACACGGCGCTTTGAAACAGGTAGAGCTCGCTAATACGCTCGGCTACACAAAAGGAGCTATGACAAATATTGCAACGAAACTGGTCAACCTCAATCTTGCTGTTAGACAACCAGATGAACACGATAAAAGAACGATACGAATGATGATCACGCCAGAAGGAGAAAAAGCACTTTCCGAGGCACAAACAATAGGAAAAAAATTATTTATGGACATCTTCGAAGTATTAAGTGAAGAAGAATTAAATCAATATTTAATGATTCAAGAAAAATTATTAGAAGCGGTCACTAAAGAAAAACGGTCATAA
- a CDS encoding DHA2 family efflux MFS transporter permease subunit: MSNNHSIEKKPPYGMIAILFIGAFVSILNETLLNVALPSIMTEFEVNATSVQWLSTGYMLINGILIPASAFLIQRFSDKKLFITAMTLFTLGTFLASIAPAFGVLLAARMIQASGSAIMMPLLMNVMLNAFPIEKRGAAMGTFGIVMITAPAIGPTLSGWIVEHYSWRMLFDIVLPIAALSLIISIFKLKDITGKREIKLDIFSIVLSSIGFGGLLYGFSSAGDDGWSDPWVYGTIIVGAIGLVSFIVRQLKLDVPMLEFRIYKYPMFALASAISIVIAMAMFSAMILMPIYIQTIRGISPMESGLLMLPGALIMGIMSPITGRLFDKYGAKVLAIIGLTITTGTTFFFSNISMDTAYSTLVILYTFRMFGMSMVMMPVMTNGLNQLPAANYPDGTAMNNTLQQVSGAIGSALLITIMNKRTESSATDIVQENIAAGNLDPSQVTGGAEQSIPQEILNLAMLNGINFTFFISTFIAAVALILAFFIKRVKSTSQQKEEQPAETKIEQVAAE; encoded by the coding sequence ATGTCAAACAACCATTCAATAGAAAAAAAACCACCTTATGGCATGATTGCGATTTTGTTTATCGGTGCGTTTGTATCTATTTTAAATGAAACTTTATTAAATGTAGCTTTGCCTTCGATAATGACTGAATTTGAAGTGAATGCTACGTCTGTGCAATGGCTCTCAACAGGTTATATGCTTATCAATGGTATATTAATTCCTGCAAGTGCTTTTTTAATTCAGCGATTTTCTGATAAGAAATTATTTATTACAGCGATGACTCTGTTTACGTTAGGTACTTTTTTAGCAAGTATTGCTCCGGCATTTGGTGTATTATTAGCTGCCAGAATGATTCAAGCATCTGGTTCAGCAATTATGATGCCATTACTTATGAACGTTATGCTAAATGCATTCCCGATTGAAAAACGTGGCGCGGCAATGGGTACTTTTGGTATTGTTATGATTACAGCTCCTGCTATTGGACCCACTTTGTCAGGGTGGATTGTGGAACATTACAGCTGGAGAATGCTGTTCGATATAGTACTTCCGATAGCTGCTTTATCGTTAATTATTTCGATCTTTAAATTGAAAGATATTACAGGTAAGCGCGAAATTAAATTAGATATATTTTCGATTGTTCTTTCAAGTATAGGTTTTGGAGGATTATTATACGGATTCAGCTCTGCTGGTGATGACGGCTGGAGTGACCCGTGGGTGTACGGTACCATTATTGTTGGTGCCATTGGTCTTGTTTCTTTCATTGTCCGTCAGCTCAAATTGGATGTGCCAATGCTTGAATTCCGAATCTATAAATACCCAATGTTCGCATTAGCATCTGCTATTTCAATCGTCATTGCGATGGCGATGTTCTCGGCTATGATCTTGATGCCGATTTATATTCAAACGATTCGTGGTATATCGCCTATGGAATCTGGTTTATTAATGCTCCCGGGTGCATTAATAATGGGGATTATGTCTCCAATCACAGGTCGATTGTTTGATAAATATGGTGCGAAGGTATTAGCGATTATTGGTCTAACGATTACGACTGGAACTACTTTCTTCTTTAGTAATATTAGCATGGACACTGCTTATTCAACTTTGGTTATTCTTTATACCTTTAGAATGTTCGGTATGTCCATGGTTATGATGCCAGTTATGACAAATGGTTTAAATCAGCTGCCAGCTGCGAACTATCCAGATGGTACAGCAATGAATAATACGTTACAGCAAGTGTCTGGTGCGATCGGTTCCGCATTGTTAATTACGATCATGAATAAGCGTACCGAATCAAGTGCAACAGATATTGTTCAGGAAAACATTGCTGCTGGAAACTTAGATCCAAGCCAAGTTACAGGTGGAGCCGAACAAAGTATTCCTCAGGAAATACTAAATCTGGCGATGTTAAACGGAATTAACTTTACCTTCTTTATCTCGACCTTTATTGCGGCAGTTGCGTTGATATTAGCATTCTTTATCAAACGAGTGA